The region TGTTAATCTCTTTTGTTCATTAAACCATTTTTTGAGAAAACCAAATAAATGGTgaaacattttttaaaattatttagTTTTAATAGGAGTCGAACCTTTAactttgaggtccaaaacttaGGTTTTGCCACTAAACTACTTAAAAACTTGTTTTATAATTTGCATAAGAAATATTTATACGGAAATAACAATCATTTATTTACCTATCTACATTTTAAATTTGTAAGTACACTATCAGTGCCCTAAAGACATTAAAATTCACATAATAACAATATTAATGATATAAGTCTCGTAGAAATActttttatttaataaaataaataaaaatactATTATTGTGACACCTATGGAATACATACTATTATTGTGATATCTATGAAATGcatataaataatatatatatatatatatatatatatatatatatatatatatatatatatatatatatatatatgttcATACAAATATATTTTTATTCAATGAAATGAATAACTTCCAACTATTATCATATATATTAAGTTCACACATATGTTTTTATTCAAAAGATAAATATCTTCTAACTTTTTTGATATTTATTGTCATATATAAGTCTCgcataaatatatttttattcaAATGAAATAGATAATTTCTGATTATTATCTTGATATCTATGAAATTCagataaatatatttttatttaaaaaatagaTGACTTTTTATCTAATTATTATTTTGATAATTATGAAATActttaaaatatatttttatttattgagatggatatttttaaattattatcACAATCCTTTCCGTCGTATATATTCTAGACATCTTCGGGATCAATATTTCTTTTTGTCAAATAATGATAACTTTTAAGGTTGAGTATTTGGTTTATTAACCGTACATTGTTGATGGGTGAGTATTTATTCATTTTACCATCCATAAATCAGCATATACGGATAGAATTGAATACATATATAAATGCTTTCTTTATTTTAGTTGGCTGAGATTGGTGAAGATATCAATTCAATTAAAGGTAGTTCTAAATATAGTAATAAATAGACCTTCGTAAAATTATAAATTGGCAACCTCTTCTCCTGTATTCATCATCAAACTCTGTAATTCATTATCACATATTATTAAAACAAGACATTCTTAAATTCTAAAACCAAAAAGCAAATTAAATATATTACTAAGTTAAGATTTATCCAGTagaattaattataataatttcACATCAACAGCAGTGACTAACTCTTAAACCCTTCCAAAACATATTTATTAAACAATATTTAATTTGATAATATTAATAACTAAATGATTGGACCAAAATAAACAGTAGTATTCTATAGGCAATGCTTACGCAACAGTAGATCAACGCCCAACCTAACTAATGAAATTGAGAGAGCAAGTAAAAAAAGAGTAACCCATGTGTTGTGAATGAACCAATAACAAATCTTCACATGTTCCCACAGTTATAGATTAATATGAACATTAAAATTTAAACAACAAAAATTGAAGACGTATAGGTAATTGAAGAATTAGGTCACCTCTCTCACGCCTCATACAGctaataaaatatattattagTCAAAACCGCACAATAAATACCCAACTGAACCCCACGACTATAAACTACCCCTTCTCCACCTTACATACACTGTATCTCCATCCAACCAATCTCTATTTCTTCattgctctctctctctcaatttcaTCTTAAATACTTCTATAATTCTCAAACATTTTCTCAACTCACATTAAACACTACTACCTCACTTTTTCCTTCATAAACCAAAGTCATGTCTTCTCGCATTGTAGCTGAGAATGTTACTGATTCGTATTTGGATTTTATGGAAATGGATAGCCTCACTCACCGGCGTTCTGGTGATATGCCGACTCTCGGGCAGCTTCTTAAACATGTTGGTGATGTGAGAAAGGAAGCTACTGGAGACGGTAGTGAGACTCCTGTTCATCATATTGTGGACGTTGGAACAGAGTCGAGATCGCTTCCATTTGTTCTGTCCTTTAACAATCTTACCTACAGTGTTAAGGTCCGGCATAAAATGAGTTTCAGTGATGTATTTTCGTGTTGTCGACGTGAGTCTCCGGTGGCTGAAGCGTCGGCCGCTGGGGAGTCGGTGTTTAGCCGGAGTAAGACTCTGTTGAATGATATTTCCGGTGAAGCGCGCGACGGTGAGATCATGGCGTTTCTCGGAGCTAGTGGCTCTGGGAAATCAACTCTGATAGATGCTTTGGCTAACAGAATTGCGAAAGGGAAGTTGAAAGGTTCGGTGAAACTGAACGGTGAGTCGGTGGAGTCTCGTCTACTTAAGGTGATTTCAGCTTATGTGATGCAGGATGATCTTTTGTTTCCGATGCTGACTGTGGAAGAAACTCTCACCTTTGCGGCTGAATTCAGATTACCGCGATCATTGTCAAAATCAAAGAAAAACGCACGAGTTCAAGCTTTAATCGATCAACTAGGACTCCGCAATGCTGCAAAAACAGTCATAGGCGACGAAGGTCACCGTGGAGTCTCGGGCGGAGAACGGCGTCGAGTGTCGATTGGAATCGACATCATCCATGATCCAATAGTACTATTCCTTGACGAGCCAACTTCGGGGCTAGACTCCACAAGTGCTTTCATGGTTGTGAAAGTTCTTCAGAGAATCGCACAGAGTGGAAGCATTGTGATCATGTCAATTCATCAACCAAGTTACAGAATCTTAGGTCTTCTCGATCGCATGATCTTCTTATCGCGCGGACAAACCGTATACAGTGGTTCACCTTCGCAGTTACCTTCATATTTTGCAGAATTTGGTCATCCTATACCTGAAGGTGATAACCGTACCGAATTTGCATTAGACCTAATCCGCGAACTTGAAGGTTCACCCGGAGGAACAAAGAGTTTAGTTGAATTCAacaaatcatggcaaagtatgACAAAGCTTCATCCGGTCGAAGATTTACCGCAAAACTCAACATCTTCCTTGTCATTGAAGGAAGCAATCAGCGCAAGTATTTCGAAAGGTAAATTGGTTTCTGGAGCAACCGCATCAAATAATTCAAAAACAAAATCATCTTCTTCAGCAGCATCTATGGTGCCTACTTATGCAAATCCGTTTTGGATTGAGTTATTAACCCTTTCGAAGCGTTCCATAACGAATTCAAGAAGAATGCCTGAACTATTCGGAATAAGATTAGGTGCTGTTATGGTAACAGGGTTCATTCTTGCAACAATGTTCTGGCAACTGGATAACACTCCTAAAGGTGTTCAAGAGCGACTTGGATTCTTCGCATTTGCCATGTCAACTACTTTTTACACCACGGCTGATGCATTACCGGTTTTCATCCAAGAGAGGTACATTTTCATGAGAGAAACTTCACACAATGCTTATAGAAGATGGTCTTATGTCATTTCACATGCTCTTGTTGCTTTACCTGCGTTGTTATTTCTTTCGCTCGGGTTCGCTGCTCTAACGTTTTGGGCTGTTGGCCTCGACGGTGGATTCTCTGGCTTCTTGTTTTATTTCGTTATAATCTTCGCTTCGTTTTGGGCCGGGAACTCGTTCGTGTCGTTTCTTTCTGGCGTCGTGCCTCATGTTATGTTAGGTTATACTATCGTGGTTGCGATTCTCGCTTACTTCTTGCTGTTTAGTGGGTTCTTTATTAACCGGGATAGGATCCCTAGTTACTGGATTTGGTTCCATTACATGTCATTGGTGAAGTATCCTTATGAAGCTGTTTTGCAGAACGAGTTTAGTGATGCAGTTAAGTGTTTTGTGAGAGGGGTTCAGATTTTCGATAATACGCCTCTTGCTTCTGTTCCTGATGCACTTAAGCTGAAGCTGTTGGATAATATGAGTGAAACTTTAGGAATGAATATCACAGCTTCTACTTGTTTAACAACGGGTACTGATTTGTTGAAGCAAAATGGAGTTTTGGATTTGAGCAAATGGAACTGTTTGTGGGTAACTGTGGCTTGGGGTTTCTTCTTTAGAATTTTGTTCTATGTGGCTTTGTTGGTGGGTAGCAAGAACAAAAGGAGTTGATGAGGTTTAGGTGGAAAAAAAAATGTTGGTTTGAGTTTGTGTAACACTTTGTTACTAcagtttttattttatttattttatttgttaaTTTCTTTTATAGTTTGTTTTATATAATCAGCAAGTGTTTGATACGTTGTAGTACAAAAGTGTAATATCTATGATCTATCTAGTTGATTAGTAATTTAGAAGTTACTTATGATAAAGTGTAGTTTATACTCAATAGAATAAAGtgtaaattttttatttatattatatGCATGATCATACATTAAGTTTATTAAAGTGTTCTCAGATACTGTAATCAGAAGAAAGGGAATAGAATATCATGTAACCCCTACATAAATGTAATGAAACTCATTTAAATTTTAGAAAGTGTTGGTGAAAATTGTGTATTAATTAATAAATCTGTATTTGTTCTATTTTTGTTACAAGATAGATATGGCTTGCATGATTTGCGCATGAAAGAGGCTTGTGAGAATAATGAAATGGAATAGTAGAAATATGAGCAACTACTACCTACAAATTCGTTCGGCGAACTTGATAGTTCTATAATTGTTTGGGCTGGTTAGGTTGGACTTGGCCCCCTATCTATAGTTGTTCTCACATTAACCGCCAACTCCTATCAGCCGCCTAACCTCCACCAAACGCTTTCcaattaatatatatatatatatatatatatatatatatatatatatatatatatatatatatatatatatatatatatatatatatatatatatatatatatatatatatatatatatatatatatatatatatatatatatctccTAAAAATTGGCGGGATCATAAGTAGGAACTTGGTCGGATAAACATTGTTGGATTAGCCCGACAACTATGTCCTTAAACACTTATTCTCTTTATACTTTATGTTTGAGGAACGATGTATATTTCACAAATTAATAAAATTATGCAAAAATAATGGGATTTAAGCCTGAAAAGGGTTTGGACCCTCATCATGTATAAGATCTTCCGCCTCAAAGATGAGAAATCCAGGAGATGCCATAAAAGTCGTCATAGGCCGAGGTACACCATGGGGGACCATATAAATTGTCCATGATCAAGATGTCCTAAACACACTTTTATCGGTATTTATCATTTATGACATCAACATATTCAAACATATCCCTCAAATCTATAATGATCGAATATTAGATTGTCATTTAAATTGTTTCTACCTCTCTTGTTTCAAAGAAGGGCATGAGAATCACTATAAAAAGGACACATTTCAAATTAAAGAGTATTAGCTTAATACACTAGTTTAGTTAGATTATTTCTAATTTTAATATTAAGCTTAAGATAGAATAGTTGTTTGGATAAGTTAGTTGTATATCTAATGGTTCTTCTTTATTCTATTGCCTTGTATATATATGCAGTTAACTGCATTTTGTGATGAATCAATGAAACAGTAATTTCTCATACTTCTTTCTCTCTGCACTTTTCTGTTGCAAGTTTGTTACTATCCTCTTCCACCAATGGCTATAATTTCCATTGTTGACATGGTATCAGAGCTTCACAAGCTCTGATAGACATTGTTTTCTTCTTCTTTGTGAATCCTGGTTTCATTCTCTGTACATCTTCTTGCAGACTCCTTTTGCAGATTCTTCTTCCCGGTTTCGCTTTTTTTCCTTCTTCTTCAATGGCTTACTAGAGCTATGTCGATTTCTCTACCAATTCTACAAACCCATATTACTTGCATCCAAATGAAAACCCGATGCTTGTGCTTGTTTCTCCTCCACTCGGTGACAAGAATTATCACACTTGGGCTCGTTCAATGCAAATAGTATTGATCTCCAAGAACATATATAAGTTCATTGATGGTACTTTGGTTAAACCTCCGGTTTCAGGTCCTCTTTATGCCCCATGGATTTGTTCCATCTCTGAACCCATTGCCAAATCTGTGTTATGGATTGACAGTGCTACCGATGTTTGGAAAAAATTGCAAATTAGGATTTCGCATGGTGATATCTTCTGCATCTTAGACATTTAAGAGGACCTATACAAGTTTTGCCAAGGTACTCTTGACGTCTCTACCTATTTCACTCAGCTGAACCTTATGTGGAATGAGCTTGAAAACTATTGTCCAATTCCTAGTTGCTCTTGTGTTATTTCTTGTTCTTGTGGTTCAATTGCATCAGTTCAGAGATATAGAGAACATGGTTATGTGTTACGTTTTCTCAAGGGGTTAAATGAAAAGTTCACTCATTCGAAAACTCAGATTATGATAATGAATCCTTGCCTCATATTGACAAGACATTTTCTCTTGTTATTCAACAAGAAAGGGAGCTGGATAATTCAGTCTCCAATACCACTCCTCATGTTGGTAACAATGAAGAGGCTACAACTTTGCAGGTACAAGCTCATCAGAGAAATTTCAGTGGTAAGAATGGTAACAACAACACTTTCGAGGGTAAATCATAAGGGTACAATGGTCCTAGAGGTCATGCTAGAGTCTTCACTCATTGTGATAGGTCAAACCATACCATTGAAGCTTGCTTCCTCAAACATGAATTTCCACCAGGTTACAAGGGCAAAGGAAAGGGTCATGGTGCTATAACAAATCCTCAATCAGTTGCAACTGCTAACAATGCTTCAAACACTTCTCCCACTGGTTTAGGTGCATCCTCTTTTGGTTTTACTCAGGAGAAGTACAATAAGATCCTAGCATTGCCTTAACACTCAAAGCTTAATTCCCAAGCCAATTCCATTTCACCTCTTCTTTTGTCTTGAACTCCCATTCATCTGGTGTTAATGGTAAGAATCCCACCCTATGGATCCTTGATACTGGTGCTACTGATCATATTATATTTAACATTTCATTATTCCTTGATTACAAAAACATAGTCCATATCCCTGTCAGTTTGCCTAATGGCTCTCAAGTAAATGCTTATATATCTGGTACTATTGTCATATCCTCATCTTTGACATTGCATAATGTTCTTTATATCCCTAACTTTCATGTAAACCTAGTCTCTATTGCCAAACTTGTTGAAAGCAATGGTTGTTTTGTACAATTCAATGCTAATTCATGTCACATCTTGCAGAACAGTTCCAATGGAATGATTGTTATAGCTAGTCTGCAAAGGGGACTCTATATCCTTGACTCTGCAGATCATCATTCTTTTTTCTCTTCTGTTAGCAATAATTATTGTAATACTTGACACCTAAGACTTGGCCATGTTCCTAATTTAGGATTATAAGCAATTTCCAAAGTTTTTCCATTCATTACTTGTAATAATAAACTTGATCCTTGTGACTCATGTCACTTTGCTAAGCAAATAAAGCTTCCATTTCCTAATAGTACCAGTTTTTCTTTTGCTCCTTTTAACATTTTACGTGTTGATTTATGGGGCCCTTTATCTACTATTTTCACTTTAGGCCACAAGTATTTTTTGACACTAGTTGATGAATATACTAGATACACTTGGGTCATCTTTCTCAAAACTAAAGACCAAACAAAACATAGTCTTATTCAATTTATAGCCTACATAGAAAACCAGTTTCATACTTCCCTTAAGTGCCTCAGGTCTGATAATGGCACAAAGTTCATTGCCCTAATTGATTTTCTTCTATCTAAAGGAATTGTCCATCAAAAGTCCTGTGTTAAGACACCCCAACAAAACGGGGCGGTGGAAAGGAAACACCAACACATTCTTAATGTTACTAGGTCCCTATATTTTCATTCCAATGTTCCCTTGTCCTTATTGAATTTTCGTGTGCAGCATGCTATACACATTATCAACAAACTTCACACTCCCTTACTCAAATCCAAATCTCCCTATGAAATTCTCTTTCACATACCACCTTCTATTGTCCACTTAAAAGTTTTTGGTTGCTTATGTTATGCTTCTACTTTACAGGCACATAGGACAACATTTGATCCTAGAGCTAGGAAAGCCATTTTTCTTGGTTTCAAGGAAAGACCCAAGGGTTACATTGTTTATGATATTCAAAGTCATGGCATTTTTGTGTCAAGAAATGTCATTTTCTATGACCATTTTTTCCCTTTCAGATCAGTTCTTATTCTCCTAGAATCCCTACATTTGATCATCACATACTTGATGACACTCTTAGCATACTTATTCCCAGTGAGCACCCTAGCACTACTGATATGTCTCTTTCATATGACATACTTTCATCAAATGATGATATTAGCAATATCACATTCCCCTGTCTTCTAGCATGCATAACAATGGTCATTCTTCTTTAAATTTTAATAATGCACCTAATGCTAGTCCTACAGACAATTATAGTTCATCTAGTACACCTATTGTACCTTATTGCCCTGAGTTGTCCATATGTCCTGATCATCACACTTTACCCAACAGTCCTTCATGTGACAGCTTTAATCACCAATAACCTAATTCTAGCGTTATGCCCACTAATAGTGTTGTACCTTCTGCAAAAACCTCTTCCCACCCTAAAGACACCTCTTCTTTACCCTCGAGGCATTCCACTAGATCATCACATCCTCCTAGTTATATAGCATACTACCACTGCTATTCTACTTCCTTCAAGAGCGATCCTAATGTAACATATCCCTTATCCTCAGTCCTATTCTACGACCTATGCTCCCTTCATTATAAACATTTATGTTACTCCATTACCACTAATACTGAACCAAAAACTTTTACCCAAGCTATTAAGATTGATTGTTAGAAACATGCTATGGATGTTGAGTTACAAGCTCTTGCACAAAATCATACTTGGACTGTAGTTGAACTGCCTCCTGGGAAGGTTCATATTGGTTGTAGGTGGGTATACAAGATCAAGTATAAGGCTTATGGTTTTATTGAAATATATAAAGCTATGCTTGTTGCCAAAGGGTATACTCTATTGGAAGGAGTTGATTACTTTCATACTTTTCTCCTGTTGCTAAGATTACTACCGTCAAAGTGTTGTTATCCATTGCAGCTATTAAGGGTTGGCATTTGGAGCAATTGGATGTAAATAATGCATCCCTTCATGGAGATTTAACTAAAGAAGTCTACATGTCAATTCCTCCTGGTCTTTCTGTTACTAATGCTTCGTAGGTCTGCAAACTTCAAAAACATCTATATGGTTTAAAGCAGGCAAGCAGACAATGATACTCCAAACTTTCCTCCTTTTGATTTCCATGGGATACTCTCCTTCACAAGCAGACCACTCACTTTATACCAAGACTACTCAGGACAAGTTTACCGCATTACttgtctatgttgatgacatagTTTTACTTGGAAACTCCATTAAGGAAATTCAATTTGTCAAAATTATTCTTGATCAGAAGTTCAAAATTAAAGACCTTAGTCAATTAACATATTTCTTAGgctttaaaatttcaaaatataGCAAAGGCATCTTCTTGAATCAAAGGAAATACACCTTTGAGTTGTTGGAAGAAACTTCTCATGTGCCTTTTGATCCTAATCTTAAGCTCTCAACTACTGACGGACAAGAACTACAGGATCCCACTTCCTATCTAAAGCTAATTGGTAAGTTGATATACTTAACTAACACTAGACCTGACTTTTCATATGATGTGCAACATTTGAGCCAATATGTTTCTCATCCCTTACTTCCACATTATCAAGAAGCCACCAAGGTTCTAAGATATCTCAAGCTTTTCCCTGCTAAAGGCATCTTATTTTCCACCTGTAGTACTTTCAAGCTCTATGGCTTTGCTGATTTAGACTGGGAAATATGCCCTGATAATAGAAAGTCCATCACTGATTTTTGTGTTATCCTTGGTTCTTCTCTTCTTCGTTGGAAGTCAAAGAAACTAAACACAGTCTTTAGGTCTTCTACTGAAGCCGAATACAGAGCTATGACATCTTTAACTTGTGAACTTCAATGGTTGCAATGTTTGTTCAAAGACCTCACCATAAATTTCTCTCAGCCAACATCTGTATATTATGATAGTAAGTCTGCTATCTATTTGGCCCACAACCCTGCTTTTCATTAACGTAGCAAGCACATAGAGTTGGACTGTCATGTGATTCGAGAAAAGATTCAGTCTAAACTCATTCATCTTCTTCCTATATCCACAattatgttggtgtaagccctagaggccaatatttttggtacttgtatcgaattatttattaataataaaaggtttttttctttattatgtttgtttaataaagtccctagaatagctagtccgtttaatgtagCAAATGTGACTTAATCACAAtatcccattaaacataaggacattattcttaaagtatctgtagtcgagctttattgtcaagtgggataacattaaagcattaagactattatgtatatagactaatgatcatatctcatggatcatggataaggagttatcaagtcttaaacatagatatgaatattaagagtaatatttatactggattgccccactatgagaatactatatagaatcttatgcaaagtgtcataagttattcccatggtgataatggtgtataccacccttcgacctgaaaccactatgaacccTTGATGTAAagtcaagtgccttattgctgatcaaacgttatccgtaactggatgaccatatagatagttgatggatactccacgaagcatgctgagggacatgagtgacctagatggaatttgcccatcccgcgtaacaggatagatgtctacgggcccaatattgaactggacaaggatgacacggtttatgccttgt is a window of Lathyrus oleraceus cultivar Zhongwan6 chromosome 6, CAAS_Psat_ZW6_1.0, whole genome shotgun sequence DNA encoding:
- the LOC127092545 gene encoding ABC transporter G family member 6, which codes for MSSRIVAENVTDSYLDFMEMDSLTHRRSGDMPTLGQLLKHVGDVRKEATGDGSETPVHHIVDVGTESRSLPFVLSFNNLTYSVKVRHKMSFSDVFSCCRRESPVAEASAAGESVFSRSKTLLNDISGEARDGEIMAFLGASGSGKSTLIDALANRIAKGKLKGSVKLNGESVESRLLKVISAYVMQDDLLFPMLTVEETLTFAAEFRLPRSLSKSKKNARVQALIDQLGLRNAAKTVIGDEGHRGVSGGERRRVSIGIDIIHDPIVLFLDEPTSGLDSTSAFMVVKVLQRIAQSGSIVIMSIHQPSYRILGLLDRMIFLSRGQTVYSGSPSQLPSYFAEFGHPIPEGDNRTEFALDLIRELEGSPGGTKSLVEFNKSWQSMTKLHPVEDLPQNSTSSLSLKEAISASISKGKLVSGATASNNSKTKSSSSAASMVPTYANPFWIELLTLSKRSITNSRRMPELFGIRLGAVMVTGFILATMFWQLDNTPKGVQERLGFFAFAMSTTFYTTADALPVFIQERYIFMRETSHNAYRRWSYVISHALVALPALLFLSLGFAALTFWAVGLDGGFSGFLFYFVIIFASFWAGNSFVSFLSGVVPHVMLGYTIVVAILAYFLLFSGFFINRDRIPSYWIWFHYMSLVKYPYEAVLQNEFSDAVKCFVRGVQIFDNTPLASVPDALKLKLLDNMSETLGMNITASTCLTTGTDLLKQNGVLDLSKWNCLWVTVAWGFFFRILFYVALLVGSKNKRS